TTTGGCTAAATTTCCAATCGACGGAAATGCCCTGGCGAATATATCTGAAAGGTTGCTCCTTCAATATAATCGGAATGATTTATTGAAGATTAAGTCAAAGAAAGCTGAAGGTACAACCGTTGAAATATTTATACCATTGTAAACGTAAATCACAAAGTGCCCTGAGCGGAGTCGAAGGGCAAGGAACATGATGATTTTTAAATGAAAGTCACCCATGATTCGCGCATTTATTGTTGAAGACGAACAACCTGCCCTGGAACGACTCAAGGATCTGATTGATGAAATTACAGATGTTGAAATTATCGGATCAAATCCATCGGGAAAAGAAGCCGTTCAACAAATCGATTCTCTAAAACCGGACCTGCTTTTTTTAGATATTCATCTAACCGATATCTCAGGTATTGATGTACTGCGTTTAATTTCGCATCAACCTGCTATTATATTTACTACAGCTTATAATCAATATGCAATTGAGGCATTCGAGCTGCGCGCCGTGGATTACCTTCTTAAGCCATTTTCAAAGGAACGCTTTGAAGAAGCTGTTGACAAAGTCCGTGAAAAACTTCAGCCGGATCAGGACATGACGTCGACCTTCAAACAGTTGCTGCAAAGTTGGCAGCCAGGCAAAGATTACCTGACCAGAATCCCTTCGCGAATTGGCGATAAGATCTATATTCTACCGGACGATGAAATCGTGTATTTTAAGAGTGAAGATAAGGTCGTATTTGCTTACTTAGCAGATTCTGACTTTATCGTGAATTATACCTTGGAAGAGCTGCAAAATCGTTTGCACCCGGATAAATTTTTCCGTATTCACCGCTCGACCATTGTGAACTTAAATTATGTAAAAACCATTGAAGCCTGGTTTGGCGGCGGTTATAAGATGAAGGTGAAAGACAAAAGAAATACTGAATTGACCATCAGCAGGTCTGCCGGGAGACTATTGCGGGAGAAGTTGGGGTGGTGAGGATTGAGGATAAACGCAGGGGTCGCAGAGAAACAATTTAATGTAATGAATATATATTCAATATCGTAAAATATTGAATTAGGTAAGGTTGGATTTCCAAGTACTTTGGACTGAATCGCGCATTATTACTAATAAATTTTCCCAGTCATTGTTTTTTATCTGATTCATCGCATACATAATTCTATCATGTATTTTGTCTTGATTGGGTTGTTTTAAACGAATTATGAGAATTCCCGAATGCGAATAGTTCCTATATTGAGAGAATCCTTTATCTGTTGTTATTAACATCATATCTTCAGTCTGTATCATTTGCCATAATTTATTGTCTGAATTATCTTAATCAGGATTCCTTGAATATCTTTAACTGTATGACCTGAATCCCGTAATGCATTTGCAGTTTTAATTGGAATATTTTCATCAACGAGTATCTTCATTTTTAACTGGCTAATGATTCAATCGGAGATATCTGCTCTTCAGCAAGAGATGCAGCATATTCTAAACATGCTAGAATATCTTCACGTTCAATTGTTGGGTAAGCTTCAAGTAAATCATCGATACTGTCGCCATTTGCAAGCATACTAACAATTTGATAGACAGGGATTCTGGTACCTTTTATACAGGCTTGACCATGACAAATCTTAGGATTTATTGATATTCGTTCAAGCATTGTTAATACCTCGATATTTTTTTAATGAATTACTATAAAATTTAAGGTTCAAATGTAATCAATTTCAATTATAATTTTAATTATTCTCAATTAGTGTTGTTAATAAATAAATTTGCAGCGATAAGAACTCTCGAAAAAGCTTAACCCCTTCACCTCTCTGACTGCGGGGTTCGAAAAAACTCACCGGCGGCGGTTTGCCATCCGAGGGAGAGGGGGTTAGGTTTGTGGGTTAATCTTGTAGTTCGGGCATATACTTACAAAATAAATTCCAATTATTTTCCCAGTTAGGATTCAATCTATTCAAAGCGAATCTGCGTTCCCAGTTTGAAGTATCGTGGGCTGGATGTTCAATACAAGCTCTTCCAACATCTTTTTTTGTTGCAATCCAGTAACGTGGACTTTGATTTTTTGAAGGAGACCCCAACCATACAAAAACGACATATTGGTTATTACCAGAATCAACCCAAGACTCGTTATTTTCTCTTAATATGAAAGATTTTGACCTATCAGGATGACAAGCTTTCACTTGAATATATCCAAGCAATTTTCCATCTTTTTTCCCAATGAGAATATCATCATCAGAAAAATT
This sequence is a window from candidate division KSB1 bacterium. Protein-coding genes within it:
- a CDS encoding DUF5615 family PIN-like protein produces the protein MKILVDENIPIKTANALRDSGHTVKDIQGILIKIIQTINYGK
- a CDS encoding DUF433 domain-containing protein — its product is MLERISINPKICHGQACIKGTRIPVYQIVSMLANGDSIDDLLEAYPTIEREDILACLEYAASLAEEQISPIESLAS
- a CDS encoding response regulator transcription factor, coding for MIRAFIVEDEQPALERLKDLIDEITDVEIIGSNPSGKEAVQQIDSLKPDLLFLDIHLTDISGIDVLRLISHQPAIIFTTAYNQYAIEAFELRAVDYLLKPFSKERFEEAVDKVREKLQPDQDMTSTFKQLLQSWQPGKDYLTRIPSRIGDKIYILPDDEIVYFKSEDKVVFAYLADSDFIVNYTLEELQNRLHPDKFFRIHRSTIVNLNYVKTIEAWFGGGYKMKVKDKRNTELTISRSAGRLLREKLGW